One Bythopirellula goksoeyrii genomic window, TGTCGGCCCTTCTTGGTCGTATGCCGTCTGCTGTGGGATACCAACCAACGCTGGCAAGTGAGATGGGTGCCTTGCAGGAACGAATCGCATCGACCAGCAATGGAGCTATTACCTCCGTGCAAGCGGTCTATGTACCTGCCGACGATCCGACTGACCCTGCCCCAGCAACAGCCTTCGGCCAGCTGGACGCGTTCCTCTACCTCGAGCGGTCGATTTCGGAGAAGGGTATCTACCCAGCGGTCGATCCGTTGGCTTCGGCAAGTCGAATTCTCGATCCGCAGTATGTGGGTGATCGTCACTTCAACTGTGCCCGTCGCGTGCAGAATACCTTGCAACGGTATCGTGAATTGCAAGACATCATCGCGATTCTTGGTGTCGACGAGCTCTCCGAAGAAGACAAGATGATTGTGCATCGTGCCCGGCGCATCGAGCGATTCCTTTCACAGCCGTTCCTTGTGGCGGAAGTATTTACCGGCAAGCCCGGCGAGATCACTCCGCTTTCCGAGACGATTCGCAGCTTCGAAGAAATCTGCGACGGGAAGTGGGATCACCTTCCCGAGAGCGCCTTCATGTATGTTGGTGTGATCGAGCAGGCCGAAGAGCAGTGGAAGAAGAGCGAAAAGAAATAACAGGTTCCCGTAATGTCAGAAGCCACCCTAACTGCCCCGCTCCGCTGTATCGTAGTAACACCTGAAGAGACGGTGTTGGATGCGACCGCAGATTTTATTGCGCTCCCCTTGTTTGATGGCGAATTGGGTGTTGGAAGAGGGCACAGCCCGTTGATTGGTCGGCTAGGGTATGGGGAATTGCGACTTCGAACCGGCAAAGAGACGGTAAGCTATTATGTCGACGGTGGCTTTGTGCAGGTGGTCGACAATGTGGTCTCGGTACTCACGAATCGATCCCTAAAAGATTCTGCCGTAGACACGGTGGCAGCTTCGGAACAACTAGCCGAGGCTCTCACTCGCAAGGTTGGCGGAGAGGAAGCTCTGGCCATTCGCGATCGGCTCGTTTCTCAATCTCGGGCCCAATTGCGGGTAGGCATGAAAGCCAAGTAGCCTTTGTGCAAAGTCGAGAATCTACCGTGGCGGGCAGTGCAGGGCAGCGAAATCGCGGCATCAACAATTGTGATGACGTCGACGAACGGACTTCCGCCTGGCAATTCGGCCGCCACTTGCTAGGTAGCCATGCTGGATAGCAAACCATTCGGCGTAACGTTCACGATCTGTATAGGTTGAGTTTCGAGCGTCTACCAAGTGGCCAAGTTCGTGGATCAGAATATTGTTCAAGTAAAAGTCCTGAATTGCTGACTCGCTCCAGCTGAGGCGCCATGAGCAGTTGTCAGGCCGGTCCCAGCGTCCCCCAAACATCTTTGCTTCGTTGACGACCTCGGGGCGAGGAGGAGCATAAAACAGTTCTTCTCGTGACTCTTCAAGCGGATAGAGATACAATGTTGCACCCCATTGCATGCCATAGCACGGGAAACTCTGTTTCTTGCGGGTCATTCCGCTGAACTGGATCACCTCCAGATCACGGAGAAATACCTGAGGAACCTGCTCCAGGCGTTTTCGTACTTGATCGGGCGTGAGCACATGGCGGTATCCGGGGCCTGGATCTTGAACGATGATCTTATAGGGGTCACCGTTCTCAGTGGGTTCGTGCCAATCCTCGGGAGGTGAAAATGGAGCTTTTGCGTCCCTGCTACCCAATAATTGCCTGCGACCTCGCTGTGAG contains:
- a CDS encoding F0F1 ATP synthase subunit epsilon, with amino-acid sequence MSEATLTAPLRCIVVTPEETVLDATADFIALPLFDGELGVGRGHSPLIGRLGYGELRLRTGKETVSYYVDGGFVQVVDNVVSVLTNRSLKDSAVDTVAASEQLAEALTRKVGGEEALAIRDRLVSQSRAQLRVGMKAK